A genomic window from Candidatus Omnitrophota bacterium includes:
- a CDS encoding response regulator — protein sequence MDKKRILIVDDEPDFGNMVKMILEHTNEYKVLALQDAKNLIYHVHAFNPQCVLLDLLMPGIGGMEAIEILNNDPVGKITPIIVLSALDKKTDKVKAFSLGVVDYLVKPVENSQIIASIERAIKSKSV from the coding sequence ATGGATAAAAAAAGAATATTGATAGTTGATGACGAGCCTGATTTCGGCAATATGGTGAAGATGATTCTTGAGCATACCAATGAATATAAGGTATTAGCTCTGCAAGATGCCAAGAATCTTATTTACCATGTTCATGCTTTTAATCCTCAATGCGTGCTTTTAGATCTTTTGATGCCTGGTATCGGCGGCATGGAAGCCATAGAAATATTAAATAATGATCCTGTTGGAAAAATAACTCCCATAATTGTCCTTTCAGCACTGGATAAGAAAACTGATAAGGTAAAAGCTTTTAGTTTGGGGGTTGTTGATTATCTGGTTAAGCCGGTAGAAAACAGCCAGATAATTGCCTCGATTGAAAGAGCCATTAAGTCCAAGTCTGTATAA
- a CDS encoding MazG nucleotide pyrophosphohydrolase domain-containing protein — protein sequence MSHRTKFNELKKIFQILHGPKGCLWDKKQTHKSLLPYLKEESEEFIHEVKRGSPLHMKEELGDILLQVMFHAQIASKENKFDIEDVIDVLIKKLKRRHPHVFGNVKVKSSRQITRNWNKIKALERMQSHVKAQKTKK from the coding sequence ATGTCCCACAGAACAAAATTTAACGAATTAAAAAAAATCTTTCAAATATTGCATGGGCCTAAGGGTTGCCTTTGGGATAAGAAGCAAACTCATAAATCACTTTTGCCTTATCTTAAAGAAGAATCGGAGGAATTTATCCATGAGGTAAAAAGAGGAAGCCCCCTTCATATGAAAGAAGAGTTGGGGGATATATTACTTCAAGTTATGTTTCATGCGCAGATTGCGTCAAAGGAAAATAAGTTTGACATAGAAGACGTAATAGATGTATTGATTAAAAAATTGAAAAGACGGCATCCACATGTGTTTGGCAATGTAAAAGTAAAATCCAGCCGGCAAATCACCCGTAATTGGAATAAGATTAAGGCCTTAGAAAGAATGCAAAGTCATGTTAAGGCACAAAAAACTAAAAAATAA